In Desulfosediminicola ganghwensis, a single window of DNA contains:
- a CDS encoding universal stress protein: MKIENILLPFDGSTHSVNAARYALDLAKFYKAHINILHCYDEWDANLTEIPENLILEIKANRKREADKMLQKAEELFKDQGVGYSLETISGEPGHVLSNRSKSKKYDLIIMGSHGHSDIAGLFLGSVTHKVLNTIYCPVLVVP, encoded by the coding sequence ATGAAAATTGAAAACATTCTCCTGCCGTTTGACGGCTCCACCCATTCAGTAAATGCTGCAAGGTATGCACTTGATTTGGCTAAGTTTTACAAAGCGCACATCAACATTCTTCACTGCTATGACGAGTGGGATGCAAATTTAACGGAAATTCCTGAAAACCTGATCCTGGAAATCAAGGCAAACAGGAAAAGAGAGGCGGACAAAATGTTGCAAAAAGCCGAGGAGCTTTTTAAAGACCAAGGTGTTGGCTACTCTCTGGAAACAATCAGCGGTGAACCCGGCCACGTGCTGTCAAACCGATCAAAATCCAAGAAGTATGATCTGATTATTATGGGCTCTCATGGCCATTCCGACATCGCCGGGTTATTCCTGGGAAGTGTCACCCATAAGGTGCTCAACACCATTTACTGCCCGGTATTGGTTGTGCCATAA
- a CDS encoding HD domain-containing protein produces the protein MMPADTKIDLVLNVIRLAEYAHRNRPQGPHFRKAPPRQDRACYFVHPAEVAWLLADAGCSHEVVAAGYLHDVIEDCGYTTEQLADEIGNTYVAELVEWVSRPNATAPDRLKPALEIRNSNYLERIKRAPIDALNLSCADKTANLREMCHWSKKGYLVDEFTSRDHSTQLVKFIALNEVFHDKVIPQIYTRFQNTLASFQGLGQ, from the coding sequence ATGATGCCCGCAGACACAAAAATTGACCTTGTATTGAACGTTATCCGGCTGGCGGAATACGCCCACAGAAACCGGCCACAAGGCCCTCATTTTCGCAAGGCCCCGCCAAGGCAGGATCGCGCCTGTTATTTCGTCCATCCAGCCGAAGTTGCCTGGCTGCTCGCCGATGCCGGCTGCAGCCATGAAGTTGTCGCTGCTGGTTACCTCCATGACGTCATCGAGGACTGTGGTTATACAACCGAACAACTTGCCGATGAAATCGGCAACACCTACGTAGCAGAGCTGGTTGAGTGGGTTTCACGGCCGAACGCAACAGCCCCAGACCGCCTTAAACCCGCCTTGGAAATACGCAACAGCAATTATCTGGAACGAATCAAACGGGCACCGATCGACGCGCTGAACCTGAGCTGTGCAGACAAAACTGCTAATTTGCGCGAAATGTGCCACTGGTCAAAGAAAGGTTACCTTGTCGATGAATTCACCAGCCGGGACCACTCAACCCAGCTGGTGAAATTTATTGCCTTGAATGAGGTTTTCCACGACAAAGTTATCCCTCAAATTTACACCCGCTTTCAAAACACTTTAGCTTCCTTTCAAGGCCTGGGCCAATAA
- a CDS encoding DNA ligase: MTYTDFRPMSTRLHSALISLLLVLAFSQHLYAAQPDNTLMLAKTYQGQVLDEQWLWSEKLDGIRGEWNGSRMLTKKGNPIDVPAYFTENFPPFPLSGEIWGGRQTFESTAGIVATSGEDKGWNSLKFGIFDAKDSTQPIEKRINRAREWFAKHPSRYAFVIQQSPVHGEEHLQSLLKEIEAGGGEGIVLIRKGSKYQRGRSVDILKVKNFTDTEGVVIGYVPGKGKHEGRMGSLVVELYQNRNIRFKIGTGFSDQQRSIPPPVGALVTFKHTGFYKSGKPRFPSFIRIRSMSGEML, from the coding sequence ATGACCTACACCGACTTCAGACCAATGAGCACGCGACTCCATTCTGCACTCATTTCCCTTCTCCTGGTGCTTGCCTTCAGTCAGCACCTTTATGCGGCCCAGCCAGACAATACACTGATGTTAGCCAAAACCTACCAGGGACAGGTATTGGATGAACAGTGGCTCTGGAGTGAAAAGCTGGATGGAATCCGGGGGGAATGGAACGGCAGCAGGATGTTGACCAAGAAGGGTAACCCAATAGACGTGCCTGCATATTTTACTGAGAACTTTCCACCTTTTCCGCTATCCGGTGAGATATGGGGCGGAAGACAGACTTTCGAGAGTACCGCAGGTATAGTCGCCACCTCCGGCGAGGATAAAGGCTGGAACAGCTTGAAATTTGGAATCTTCGATGCAAAAGACTCCACACAGCCCATCGAAAAGCGTATCAACAGGGCCCGTGAATGGTTTGCCAAACACCCTTCCCGATATGCCTTCGTTATACAACAATCCCCTGTGCATGGAGAAGAGCATCTACAATCACTGCTCAAAGAGATCGAGGCAGGAGGCGGCGAAGGTATTGTACTGATCCGCAAGGGCTCAAAATACCAGCGAGGGCGATCAGTCGATATACTCAAAGTCAAGAATTTCACTGATACAGAGGGAGTGGTAATCGGCTACGTTCCCGGGAAAGGGAAACATGAAGGACGAATGGGCTCACTTGTGGTCGAGCTGTACCAGAATAGAAATATACGGTTTAAAATCGGCACCGGTTTCTCCGATCAACAAAGAAGCATCCCCCCACCAGTTGGCGCGCTGGTCACCTTTAAGCATACGGGCTTCTATAAATCCGGCAAACCGAGGTTTCCTTCATTTATACGCATTCGCAGCATGAGCGGCGAAATGCTGTAG
- a CDS encoding DUF4056 domain-containing protein, with product MRPCCAVGNSQKVQVAGLQVPLFRYANTLELDSLGAHAYEAGVLSYQRKEPGGRRATEGNGQIYTLRGGFIDLAHVRDTADNTIALFQRIFRDLGESQTISLPEEIGPREIRLTAFDSSELSSQQRLEISAQLAARQAYFMAEAHELAQWHGYRSWKPWSEAVSAYSFEDLYSNMLGAKIAYALIVNNLTTTRDQYNQHMTSWLYAVLEQLGAVEQDRTDLLWDVVDGHWWDSRKPLPEKFMLLKRHYQMGDSQSPYLVPRSLAEIHNGWSELTDFYLEPAAPLHLRLPRQVHGYQLDTLAVQWLWVEAGYQLSFSHIPKDIWRNGFTQEAFGRIAKENRRVDQMELQKQQND from the coding sequence GTGCGCCCTTGCTGCGCTGTGGGCAATTCACAGAAGGTTCAGGTCGCAGGTCTTCAGGTACCGCTGTTTCGATACGCAAACACCCTGGAGTTAGACAGCCTTGGCGCTCATGCATATGAGGCAGGTGTTTTAAGTTACCAGCGAAAAGAGCCCGGGGGGCGCCGCGCCACTGAGGGCAACGGGCAGATCTATACCTTGCGCGGCGGCTTTATTGACCTTGCCCATGTGCGGGATACAGCGGATAACACTATCGCCCTTTTTCAAAGAATATTTCGGGATCTGGGTGAATCACAGACTATCTCCCTACCTGAAGAAATTGGCCCCAGAGAGATCCGGCTCACCGCATTTGACAGCAGTGAGTTGAGTTCGCAGCAACGATTGGAGATCAGTGCGCAACTGGCAGCACGGCAGGCGTATTTCATGGCTGAAGCTCATGAACTGGCCCAGTGGCATGGTTATCGCAGCTGGAAACCCTGGTCGGAAGCTGTATCAGCGTACTCATTCGAGGATCTGTATTCAAATATGCTGGGCGCCAAAATCGCCTATGCCCTGATCGTCAATAACCTCACCACAACCCGTGACCAGTATAACCAGCACATGACCAGTTGGCTGTATGCTGTCCTTGAGCAGCTCGGAGCGGTTGAACAGGACAGGACAGACTTGCTCTGGGATGTTGTCGATGGTCATTGGTGGGACTCCCGTAAGCCGCTGCCGGAAAAGTTTATGCTGCTGAAGCGTCATTACCAGATGGGAGACAGTCAAAGTCCCTATCTGGTACCGAGATCTCTCGCCGAAATTCACAATGGCTGGTCTGAGTTGACGGATTTTTATCTCGAACCAGCGGCTCCACTGCATTTGCGCTTGCCCCGGCAGGTGCATGGTTACCAACTGGATACTTTGGCGGTCCAATGGCTTTGGGTCGAGGCCGGGTATCAACTCTCCTTTTCCCATATTCCGAAAGATATCTGGCGTAATGGTTTTACCCAGGAGGCGTTTGGCCGAATAGCGAAAGAAAACAGGAGAGTTGACCAGATGGAACTACAAAAACAACAGAATGATTGA
- a CDS encoding BamA/TamA family outer membrane protein gives MSELMSSGTSSGLTVLLSHDSRDMVTNAHSGRLIQLEGSLYRKDLGSDSNFEVVRAEYSDYQRVGRGDDVVAWQAFGRFTMGDVPWYQFSTACGSDHLRAYQQSRYRDKHFVMAQAEYRYNPAGRHGLVAWAGAGAIAPSLDEFHADEILPTAGVGYRFEVKPRMNLRLDLGFGDGESGFYFNINEAF, from the coding sequence TTGAGTGAGCTTATGAGTTCTGGTACCAGTTCGGGACTGACCGTGCTCTTATCCCATGACAGTCGAGACATGGTCACTAACGCGCATAGCGGTAGATTGATTCAACTGGAAGGCTCCCTTTACCGCAAAGATCTCGGAAGTGACAGTAACTTTGAAGTCGTCAGGGCTGAATACAGCGATTATCAGCGGGTCGGCCGGGGCGATGATGTCGTTGCCTGGCAGGCCTTTGGCCGTTTTACCATGGGTGATGTCCCTTGGTACCAGTTTTCTACCGCATGTGGCTCAGACCATCTTCGAGCATATCAGCAGTCACGTTACAGGGATAAACACTTCGTCATGGCCCAGGCTGAATACAGATATAATCCTGCCGGTCGACATGGACTGGTTGCCTGGGCGGGAGCGGGAGCCATTGCGCCGAGCCTTGATGAATTCCATGCAGACGAGATATTACCGACAGCAGGAGTCGGTTATCGCTTTGAAGTGAAGCCAAGAATGAATCTGCGCCTCGATCTGGGTTTCGGTGATGGGGAGAGTGGGTTCTACTTCAATATCAACGAAGCGTTTTAA
- a CDS encoding AraC family transcriptional regulator — protein sequence MTTKNIDFQTDVYGADFPDILMRSSRQVMSMYADYPDGLYYSMHHHLPCQFFYASRGVLTVKTEKGTWIVPQSHAVWIPSNTSHQVLSPHHLTLRNIYIRPGAAPNLLNKCAVVTMPPLLRELTVYAADFATEYSTDSHEERVIGIILDLLQQLETVPFLLPSPQDRRLQVITSALLDNPGDTRTLEEWGQKAGATSRTLSRLFRQETGMSFKQWRQQARLMEAIVRLTSGESVNLIALNLGYNSVSAFVAMFRKHMGITPGKYIGRNEFTHLEKAPRPE from the coding sequence ATGACGACAAAAAATATCGATTTTCAGACAGATGTTTATGGGGCCGACTTTCCGGATATCCTGATGCGCAGTTCCAGGCAGGTCATGTCGATGTATGCAGATTATCCCGACGGATTGTACTACTCCATGCACCATCACCTCCCCTGCCAGTTTTTCTACGCCTCCAGGGGGGTGCTCACCGTCAAAACCGAAAAGGGCACCTGGATCGTGCCGCAATCGCACGCAGTCTGGATACCTTCCAATACCAGCCATCAGGTATTATCTCCCCACCACCTGACTCTCCGAAATATCTATATCCGGCCCGGGGCTGCACCAAACCTGCTCAACAAATGCGCCGTCGTCACAATGCCGCCCCTGCTCCGCGAACTCACTGTTTATGCAGCTGACTTTGCAACTGAATACAGCACCGACAGTCATGAAGAAAGGGTTATCGGGATTATCCTGGACCTGCTCCAGCAACTGGAAACCGTTCCTTTCCTGCTCCCCTCTCCCCAGGACAGGCGGTTGCAGGTTATCACCTCAGCTTTACTCGATAACCCAGGTGACACTCGAACACTTGAAGAATGGGGCCAGAAAGCGGGTGCGACCAGCAGGACGCTGAGCCGCCTCTTTCGCCAGGAGACCGGTATGAGTTTCAAACAGTGGCGTCAACAGGCGCGACTCATGGAAGCAATCGTCCGCCTGACCTCGGGAGAATCAGTCAATCTCATTGCCTTGAATCTTGGCTATAACAGCGTCAGCGCCTTTGTCGCCATGTTCAGAAAGCACATGGGAATCACTCCCGGCAAGTATATAGGCCGTAACGAATTTACTCATCTGGAGAAAGCTCCCCGGCCAGAATAA
- a CDS encoding MFS transporter, with translation MNTRILSFLFAGHMVNDLHQGAIPALLPFLILRHDMSYSAAAVIVFAFTGTATIMQPLFGYLSDRFGGTWTISAGVMLTSLGFALIGVAPDYGLLIAAVIVSGLGSALFHPDAAGMVNYASGEAKATAMSIFGVGGVLGFLIGPFAITAAVLAFGLKGVAITMLPASLVAVLIILQHDRLRQLRGAVGTTDQEGESCRNDNWLAFTALSLTIIGKSVIYYGLFTFIPLYWTDVLQQSQIAGAAALTVFSAGGVFGNLLGGRLADLFGHKKIVVGGCCLLIPLLPALLLVENVFVANVLIATVGALLLFTYGPTVVLGQEYLPNHIGFSSGMTLGVAFSIGGMVAPLLGNLADQEGLSTALKSIIFLPILVTAIASTLPTRRSSRKISLDGRTGQGAVKS, from the coding sequence ATGAATACAAGAATATTAAGCTTTCTTTTCGCCGGCCACATGGTGAACGACCTGCATCAGGGCGCGATCCCCGCCTTGTTACCGTTCTTGATCCTGCGGCACGATATGTCCTATTCCGCTGCGGCCGTTATTGTCTTTGCCTTCACCGGCACCGCCACCATCATGCAGCCGTTGTTCGGATATCTGTCGGACAGGTTTGGCGGGACGTGGACCATCTCCGCAGGGGTGATGCTGACCAGCCTGGGGTTTGCCCTGATAGGAGTAGCCCCGGATTATGGTTTGCTCATTGCCGCCGTGATTGTGAGCGGTCTGGGGAGTGCCCTGTTTCACCCGGATGCCGCCGGCATGGTCAATTATGCCAGCGGTGAGGCAAAGGCCACTGCCATGAGTATTTTCGGTGTGGGAGGTGTCCTGGGCTTTCTGATCGGACCGTTCGCGATAACCGCAGCGGTACTGGCATTTGGGTTGAAGGGAGTGGCGATCACCATGCTGCCCGCTTCCCTGGTGGCGGTACTCATTATCCTGCAGCATGATCGGCTGCGGCAGCTGCGGGGAGCAGTCGGCACCACCGATCAGGAGGGTGAGAGCTGCAGAAACGATAACTGGCTTGCGTTTACGGCGTTGTCGCTCACCATCATCGGCAAGTCTGTTATCTATTATGGTCTGTTTACCTTTATTCCGCTTTATTGGACCGATGTGCTCCAGCAATCGCAGATTGCAGGTGCTGCGGCGCTCACCGTTTTTTCTGCGGGTGGTGTTTTCGGCAACCTGTTGGGGGGCCGTCTTGCAGATCTGTTCGGCCACAAGAAAATCGTTGTTGGGGGGTGCTGTCTGCTGATACCTTTGCTTCCCGCACTGCTTTTGGTAGAAAATGTTTTTGTGGCAAATGTGCTGATCGCAACGGTTGGTGCGCTGCTCCTGTTCACCTATGGGCCAACTGTTGTGCTGGGACAGGAGTACCTCCCCAACCATATTGGCTTCTCGTCAGGCATGACCCTGGGGGTGGCATTTTCCATAGGTGGGATGGTGGCCCCTCTGCTGGGGAACCTGGCGGATCAGGAGGGGTTGTCCACGGCATTGAAGTCGATCATTTTCCTTCCGATCCTGGTCACGGCCATTGCCAGCACCTTGCCGACACGTAGGTCGTCACGGAAAATCTCACTTGATGGCAGGACAGGGCAAGGAGCTGTGAAGTCATGA
- a CDS encoding ABC transporter permease — translation MNSFYLAWQYLKFNASKSLVILACITIIAVLPLALEILLQESERQLALRAEASPLLLGMKGSALDLVMNSLYFSDEAPEAMSMSAVEEVADSGLAGPIPMHVMFEARDFPIVGTSVDYFSFRKLELAAGDMFTMLGQCVIGAEVAKSLNLAVGDSLVSSPETMFDIAGVYPLKMQITGVLEPAHSPDDRAVFVDVKTAWVIQGLSHGHKDVTRTDDSTVILKREEQNVTANAKLIEFTEITEANIGSFHLHGKPDSLPLTAVLVVPNDEKSGTILRGRYLEQETTLQLIRPKDVVDTLLATIFKIRNVLDAVILLVGFATMLALLLVFSLSLRLREKEIEVISKLGCSRMTTVKLLGAEIVLLILGSSLVSAVILAAIRQYDRLLVTSMFI, via the coding sequence ATGAACAGCTTCTATCTTGCCTGGCAATATCTGAAGTTCAACGCCTCCAAGTCGCTGGTTATCCTGGCTTGCATCACCATCATTGCCGTATTGCCTCTGGCGCTCGAAATTCTTCTCCAGGAGAGCGAGCGGCAGCTGGCTCTGCGCGCTGAAGCGAGCCCCCTGCTGCTCGGCATGAAGGGCAGCGCCCTGGATCTGGTGATGAATTCCCTCTATTTCAGCGATGAAGCCCCTGAGGCGATGAGCATGTCCGCAGTGGAGGAGGTGGCAGACAGCGGCCTGGCCGGCCCCATCCCGATGCATGTGATGTTTGAGGCCCGTGACTTTCCCATTGTCGGTACCTCTGTCGATTACTTTTCCTTCAGGAAGCTTGAGCTCGCCGCAGGGGATATGTTTACCATGCTGGGGCAATGCGTTATCGGCGCCGAGGTGGCCAAAAGCCTGAATCTGGCTGTGGGAGACAGCCTGGTCAGCTCCCCGGAGACCATGTTCGATATCGCCGGTGTCTATCCCCTGAAGATGCAGATCACCGGTGTGCTGGAGCCGGCCCACAGCCCAGATGACCGGGCTGTCTTCGTCGATGTCAAGACCGCCTGGGTGATCCAGGGACTTTCCCACGGCCATAAGGACGTCACCCGTACCGACGACAGCACGGTAATCCTGAAGCGTGAGGAGCAAAACGTCACCGCCAACGCCAAGCTCATCGAGTTTACCGAGATCACGGAGGCAAACATCGGTTCATTTCATCTGCACGGCAAGCCGGACTCCCTGCCTCTCACCGCCGTGCTGGTGGTGCCCAATGACGAAAAATCGGGCACCATCCTCCGCGGCAGGTATCTGGAGCAGGAGACAACACTGCAACTGATACGCCCCAAGGATGTGGTCGATACCCTGCTGGCCACGATCTTCAAGATCCGCAATGTGCTCGATGCGGTTATTCTGCTGGTCGGATTCGCGACCATGCTGGCGCTGCTCCTCGTTTTTTCACTGTCGTTGAGGCTGCGCGAAAAAGAGATCGAGGTCATATCCAAACTTGGCTGCAGCAGGATGACCACCGTGAAGTTGCTGGGCGCCGAGATAGTTTTACTGATTCTGGGCAGTTCTCTGGTCAGTGCAGTTATCCTGGCGGCGATCAGACAGTATGACCGGTTACTGGTAACCAGTATGTTCATTTAA
- a CDS encoding metal ABC transporter substrate-binding protein produces the protein MAKACTLLLFLFSVLLPVAGYAESRLQVYVVNYPLAYFAERIGGANVEVVFPAPAGIDPAFWLPDKATISGYQNADLIIINGAGYAKWLDNVSLPMLRTIDSSRQFRDKLIETESTVTHSHGPGGEHSHTGIAFTTWLDFFQAVMQAESVYQAFVRKDPANTAEYAANFGSLKEDLQELDRRMTAACAKSDGVPLLGSHPVYQYLARRYELNLEMVMWEPGEEPGAGEWQKLEQLLAHHPAKAMLWEDTPLAESGQRLAELGVESLVFCPCFARPVEGDFLSVMSSNVANIEWSFGVAAE, from the coding sequence ATGGCCAAAGCATGTACTCTGCTCTTGTTTCTGTTTTCCGTGTTGTTGCCTGTTGCAGGTTACGCCGAATCACGACTGCAGGTTTATGTCGTCAACTATCCGCTCGCCTATTTTGCCGAGCGGATCGGCGGCGCCAATGTCGAGGTCGTGTTTCCGGCACCTGCCGGAATCGATCCGGCTTTCTGGCTGCCGGATAAGGCGACAATCAGTGGCTACCAGAATGCCGATCTCATTATTATAAACGGCGCGGGGTATGCGAAGTGGCTTGATAATGTCAGCCTGCCGATGCTGCGCACCATCGACAGTTCCAGGCAATTCCGGGACAAGCTCATCGAGACCGAGTCCACGGTCACTCACAGCCATGGCCCGGGAGGCGAGCATTCCCACACCGGCATAGCGTTTACCACCTGGCTCGATTTCTTCCAGGCGGTGATGCAGGCAGAGTCGGTTTACCAGGCTTTCGTCCGCAAAGATCCGGCGAATACGGCAGAATATGCGGCGAATTTTGGCAGCTTGAAAGAGGATTTGCAGGAGCTGGACCGGCGCATGACCGCCGCCTGTGCGAAAAGCGATGGGGTTCCGTTACTCGGCTCCCATCCGGTCTACCAGTACCTTGCCCGACGCTATGAGCTGAACCTGGAGATGGTGATGTGGGAGCCGGGCGAGGAGCCTGGGGCTGGAGAATGGCAAAAGCTCGAACAGCTGCTTGCGCATCATCCGGCGAAAGCGATGCTCTGGGAAGATACGCCCCTGGCGGAGTCGGGGCAGCGGCTGGCGGAGCTGGGGGTTGAAAGTCTGGTATTTTGCCCCTGTTTTGCCCGACCGGTAGAGGGGGATTTTCTTTCGGTTATGAGCAGCAATGTGGCAAATATCGAATGGTCGTTTGGTGTGGCAGCTGAGTGA
- the gntH gene encoding guanitoxin biosynthesis MBL fold metallo-hydrolase GntH, whose translation MKKFLLPTIALFLISIGYWFGHSDGINRTSPRMGPQHALAEETQGNEVEVSPTKARERDTYYPNSEDLAPDEMRVVACGTGMPTTRAAQAAACFLVELGNGDKFLFDIGSGSAERISSLQIPYNYLDKVFIGHLHTDHFGALHDLFIGGALMGRNVPLQIWGPNGASPELGTQYAMDSMLKMLTWDLAGRVGLIDFRGYKLEVNEFDYKGEYTVVYEDNGVTIRSFPAIHAIDGSVSYSLEWNGLKFVFSSDTYPNKWFIEYAQDADLVVHECFVAVPDLVTKMFFTPESALMVGTQVHTAPEAFGKIMSEVKPRMAIAYHFFKDYDTTAAVYERIRKTYDGPLSLAEDYMVWNVTKDEIRVRMAEVDHHTWAPPLASPAEPPKPEDRQAQAQKLGVDSLDFSPFIAEGVWDVDDVLRPIYQEASKKLGREFTYPADVKK comes from the coding sequence ATGAAAAAGTTCCTGCTACCAACCATAGCCCTATTTCTCATCTCGATCGGCTATTGGTTCGGCCATTCAGACGGCATCAACAGAACTTCCCCCCGCATGGGACCACAACATGCGCTTGCGGAAGAAACACAGGGAAATGAGGTGGAAGTATCACCGACCAAGGCCCGGGAGCGGGACACGTACTACCCGAATAGCGAAGATCTGGCCCCTGATGAAATGCGGGTCGTAGCCTGCGGTACAGGTATGCCCACCACCCGCGCCGCCCAGGCGGCCGCCTGCTTCCTGGTGGAGTTGGGCAACGGCGACAAGTTCCTGTTTGATATCGGCTCCGGCTCCGCCGAGCGGATCAGCTCCCTGCAGATCCCCTACAACTATCTCGACAAGGTCTTCATAGGTCATCTGCACACCGACCATTTCGGTGCGCTGCATGACCTGTTCATCGGCGGTGCCTTGATGGGTCGCAACGTGCCATTGCAAATATGGGGCCCAAACGGTGCCTCACCCGAACTGGGTACCCAGTATGCCATGGACAGTATGCTGAAAATGCTCACCTGGGATCTGGCCGGCAGAGTCGGATTAATCGATTTTCGTGGTTACAAGCTTGAGGTGAATGAGTTCGATTATAAAGGCGAATACACTGTGGTCTATGAAGATAACGGGGTGACGATACGTTCTTTCCCTGCCATCCACGCAATAGACGGCTCGGTCAGTTACAGTCTGGAATGGAACGGATTGAAGTTTGTCTTTTCCAGCGATACCTACCCCAACAAGTGGTTTATCGAGTACGCCCAAGATGCCGACCTGGTGGTGCACGAGTGCTTCGTCGCGGTGCCCGACCTGGTAACCAAGATGTTCTTCACGCCTGAATCGGCGCTGATGGTCGGCACCCAGGTACATACCGCGCCGGAGGCTTTCGGCAAAATCATGAGCGAGGTGAAGCCGCGCATGGCGATCGCCTACCACTTCTTCAAGGATTACGACACCACCGCCGCCGTATACGAGCGCATCCGCAAAACCTACGATGGACCGTTAAGCCTGGCCGAAGACTACATGGTGTGGAATGTGACCAAGGATGAGATCCGGGTGCGTATGGCCGAAGTCGACCACCATACCTGGGCACCGCCCCTGGCCAGCCCGGCCGAACCACCAAAACCTGAAGACAGGCAAGCGCAGGCCCAAAAGCTGGGTGTGGACAGTCTGGACTTCAGCCCTTTTATCGCCGAAGGGGTGTGGGACGTGGACGATGTACTGCGGCCGATTTACCAGGAGGCAAGCAAGAAACTGGGACGGGAGTTCACCTATCCCGCTGATGTGAAGAAATAG
- a CDS encoding MBL fold metallo-hydrolase, translated as MISKILESITWLGHDGFMIRDDTRTIVIDPYQISGGEPADIILITHDHYDHCSPEDIAKIQDDSTIIVTEPASAKKLSGDIRVMQPGDSLELNGVTIEAVPAYNINKKFHPKKNNWLGFVITVGGCRIYHAGDTDLIDEMADLKNIDIALLPVSGTYVMTAEEAVAAAMLIKPQVAIPMHYDSLVGTRDDAEQFADKLTGVCETKILSCG; from the coding sequence ATGATTTCGAAGATATTGGAGAGCATTACCTGGCTTGGACATGATGGCTTCATGATCAGGGATGACACCAGAACCATCGTTATAGATCCCTATCAGATATCAGGCGGGGAACCGGCCGATATCATCCTGATCACCCATGACCATTACGATCACTGCTCACCCGAAGACATCGCCAAAATCCAGGATGATAGCACGATAATTGTCACGGAGCCGGCATCCGCCAAAAAGCTCTCCGGCGACATCAGGGTAATGCAACCTGGAGATTCACTGGAATTGAACGGAGTAACTATAGAAGCTGTCCCCGCCTACAACATCAACAAGAAGTTTCACCCCAAAAAGAACAACTGGCTCGGTTTTGTGATCACGGTCGGGGGCTGCAGAATATATCATGCGGGCGATACCGACCTGATTGATGAGATGGCCGACCTCAAAAATATCGACATCGCCCTGCTTCCCGTCTCCGGCACATATGTGATGACAGCTGAAGAGGCTGTAGCCGCAGCAATGTTGATAAAGCCTCAGGTGGCTATCCCCATGCATTATGATTCACTTGTGGGTACCAGGGACGACGCAGAACAATTCGCCGACAAACTCACCGGAGTTTGCGAAACGAAAATATTGAGCTGCGGCTGA